The proteins below come from a single Candidatus Syntrophosphaera sp. genomic window:
- a CDS encoding Rrf2 family transcriptional regulator encodes MAVNTRTEYALRALLEIHASEAGSISAHMICKLQSLPKKYVEHLLSSLKNAGLISSSAGSKGGYILARPAEKISLYDIMEAVDDHAMELNCGMDKQYCLGTKCVLKPVFRDLAEKQRKLFRTYTLDKIGKIPAKEKK; translated from the coding sequence ATGGCAGTAAACACACGCACCGAATATGCCTTGCGTGCCTTGCTGGAGATACATGCCAGCGAGGCAGGCAGCATTTCCGCGCATATGATCTGCAAATTGCAGAGTTTGCCCAAGAAATACGTGGAGCATCTGCTCAGTTCGCTGAAGAACGCCGGCCTGATCAGCAGCAGCGCGGGTTCCAAGGGCGGCTACATTCTGGCCCGACCGGCGGAAAAGATCAGCCTCTACGACATCATGGAGGCCGTGGACGACCATGCCATGGAACTGAATTGCGGCATGGACAAGCAGTATTGCCTGGGCACCAAATGCGTCCTCAAGCCTGTGTTCAGGGACCTGGCAGAAAAACAGCGCAAGCTATTCCGGACCTACACTCTGGACAAGATCGGCAAAATTCCCGCCAAGGAGAAGAAATGA
- a CDS encoding cysteine desulfurase, with product MSQRQIYMDNCITTPLDPAVLEAMLPYFSERFWFPGTFISTGEAANNALAGFRATLAKTLNASADEIHFTSGGTLANNIAIKGLLGANSGQGKHIIVSVVDYPDLLTNAAYFQNRGFEVSYLEPDPEGFVSAARLKEAVREDTILFMTTIVNHVVGTIQPLDEYRRVLESAGHKIFWHADAGQAYGKMPLDVKELGIDNLSVSAHKIHGPQGVGALYVKKGTKLAQVVHGINRVDPLQTGGISMALIAGFAKAAEITFQDLNATTRQLRELSDHLLNRLEEGIPEIELNGPRGEKRAPHNINVSIAYIEGEAITMMLDLQGITVATGSACASQGLKPNYVLMAMGKNHVQSHGSMKFTLSRYNTREDIDLAVEKLAEITASLRARSPLYQATHKTEK from the coding sequence ATGAGCCAGCGCCAGATCTATATGGACAATTGTATCACGACCCCTCTGGACCCTGCTGTCCTGGAAGCAATGCTGCCCTATTTCAGCGAGCGATTCTGGTTTCCCGGAACCTTCATCAGTACCGGGGAAGCTGCCAACAATGCCCTGGCGGGATTTCGGGCCACTCTGGCCAAGACTCTGAACGCCTCGGCGGACGAGATCCATTTCACGTCCGGCGGCACCCTGGCCAACAACATTGCCATCAAAGGCTTGCTGGGAGCGAATTCCGGACAGGGCAAGCACATCATCGTCTCCGTTGTCGATTATCCGGACCTGCTCACCAACGCGGCCTACTTTCAAAACCGCGGCTTTGAGGTAAGCTATCTGGAGCCCGATCCCGAAGGTTTTGTGAGCGCGGCCCGGCTCAAAGAGGCGGTCCGGGAAGACACAATCCTCTTTATGACCACGATCGTGAACCATGTGGTGGGAACGATCCAGCCGCTGGATGAATACCGCCGGGTGCTGGAATCCGCCGGCCATAAGATCTTCTGGCACGCCGATGCCGGGCAGGCCTATGGCAAAATGCCTTTGGACGTAAAAGAGCTCGGGATCGACAACCTGAGCGTTTCAGCCCACAAAATCCACGGCCCCCAGGGCGTAGGTGCCCTCTACGTGAAAAAAGGCACCAAACTGGCCCAGGTCGTCCATGGGATAAACCGCGTTGATCCTTTACAGACCGGCGGCATCAGCATGGCCCTGATTGCCGGCTTCGCCAAAGCGGCGGAGATCACTTTCCAGGATCTGAATGCCACGACCCGCCAGCTCCGGGAACTTTCAGACCACCTTCTGAATAGGCTGGAAGAGGGCATTCCCGAGATCGAACTGAACGGGCCGCGGGGCGAAAAACGGGCTCCGCACAACATCAACGTTTCCATCGCCTACATCGAGGGCGAGGCCATCACCATGATGCTGGACCTGCAGGGGATCACGGTTGCCACCGGTTCCGCCTGCGCCTCGCAGGGCCTCAAGCCCAACTATGTGCTGATGGCCATGGGCAAAAACCACGTGCAATCGCATGGCTCGATGAAGTTTACCCTCTCCCGCTACAACACCCGGGAGGACATCGACCTCGCGGTGGAAAAACTGGCGGAGATCACTGCTTCCCTGCGCGCGCGCAGCCCCCTTTACCAAGCAACCCACAAAACGGAGAAATAA
- a CDS encoding iron-sulfur cluster assembly scaffold protein, giving the protein MQYSQKVLDHFMHPHNVGQLENPDASATEGSPACGDQVSVFLKVNPESQVIEDISFLSYGCASNIATASIITDLAKGKTLEEAKKLTWRDAMEALDGLPPVKVHCSVLAADTLQTAISNYEIAHGLKEVPNFSKETILEELKKIIYPQVGEDIVALKMVKYVGFTDGEVLIDLNMMSFDQWRENVAEEIREHLEKYPEVKNIQINFP; this is encoded by the coding sequence ATGCAATATTCACAGAAGGTCCTGGACCACTTCATGCACCCCCACAACGTCGGCCAGTTGGAAAACCCTGATGCCAGCGCCACCGAAGGCAGCCCGGCCTGCGGCGACCAGGTTTCGGTCTTTCTCAAGGTCAACCCAGAATCCCAGGTCATCGAGGACATCAGCTTCCTTTCCTACGGCTGCGCCTCAAACATCGCCACAGCCTCGATAATCACCGATCTGGCCAAGGGCAAGACCCTCGAAGAGGCGAAAAAGCTCACCTGGCGCGACGCCATGGAAGCCCTGGATGGCCTTCCACCCGTGAAAGTACACTGCTCCGTGCTTGCGGCGGACACTTTGCAAACCGCCATCTCCAACTACGAGATCGCCCACGGGCTCAAGGAAGTGCCCAATTTCAGCAAGGAAACCATCCTGGAAGAGCTCAAGAAGATCATCTATCCCCAGGTGGGCGAGGACATCGTGGCCCTCAAGATGGTGAAATACGTCGGCTTCACGGATGGCGAGGTGCTGATCGACCTGAACATGATGAGCTTTGACCAGTGGCGGGAAAACGTGGCCGAGGAGATCCGCGAGCATCTGGAGAAATATCCTGAGGTCAAGAACATCCAGATCAATTTTCCCTGA